ACATCGTAGTAATCCGAACAGACCGATACGTCTCCGCGCCGTGGTTATCAGTCGCGGTATAAGTCGCGGAGCTGACACCTGGCGAGTCGAGGCGTATCGGCATCTGTCTGTCCCACTCTCCGGTCGCGGTATCGCCCTCCTCGGTGACGATGGTCGGATTCAGCCGCACCGTCTCGCCGACGCAGCCGGTGACGGCGGGCGGGAGTTCGATTTGCGGGTCGCGGTTGGCGTCGCTAATCTCGACCACCTTCGTCGCGGTCGCCGTCTGACCGGCGGTGTCGGTGACGGTGAGCGAGATACGCCGGGTCTCGCCGGGTGCGTCGGCGAACGTGTGGGTCGCCGTGGATTGGTCGTAGCTGTACGCGCCGTGCCACGAGTAGTCGGCGATACCCTCGTCGTCGACCGCGTTGGCCTCGAACGTCGCCTTGCTGCCGGGTGCGACCGTGTTCGGCCCGGAGATGGAGACGGCGGGTGGCCGGTCGGTGTCCGTCGCACTGCCAGACCACGTATCGCCAGCGGAGGGGTGTGTCGACTGCGGTGGCTGTGTCTGCTGTGTCGCCGGAGTACCGGCGGTCGTCGTGGGGTCGGGGGTCGTCACGGGCTCGGGAGCCGTCGGCGCGTCGGTACCCGGCGACGATTCGTCGGTCGGACCCGCGCTGTCGAGCGAGACCGCGGGGAGGTCCCTCGCGCGGACCTGCTTGTCGAGGACGACCGACTCGGTGTCGGTGTCGACGACCCGGACGCGGACGATGTCGCCCTCTTGGATGTGATTTTCCGCGAGGTGGACGGTGAGCGCCTCGCCGTTTTGCCACACTGCGGGCGAGCCGCGCGTCGTCGTGCCGCTGAGTCCCTCGACGATGCTGCTTGCACGCACCGGCGAGTCGTCGCCGTCGTCGAACTCTAAGAACGGCAGTCGGTCGAGGACGTGAGCAGGTGGGCCGTCGTCGGTTGTCTCGTCGGCCTCGGCCGTCTCCGTCTCACGCTCCCCGGACGCCTCGGAATCGGCGTCGTCGGACGCCTCGTCGTCGTCAGGGTCGGCCGCGGCGATGCTCGCTTGGTCTGGCGGCCCGCGGGCCGGCGCGCTGGTGAGCCCGCGCTCGACGGCGTCGACGCTGTCGTCGAATGTGGCCGTCGTCTCCGTCTCGGTGACGACCGTCGTCTTCGGCACCATCCGGTAGTGGCTGATGAGCCGTTCGGTCGTCGTCCCGGTGCGAATCCGCTGCTCGACGACGCCGTACGTCGGTCGCTGGACAGTCACGGTCGTCTCGCCGACCGCCTCGTCGCTGGCGAGCGACCACTCCTCGCCCGGCTGTCGCGGGGCGAGTTTCGTCTGCGTCTGCTCAACTGACTCGACTCGGACCGGCGCGTCGCTGACCCGCTGCCACTCGTCGCCGGGAGCCTCGGCGGCGAGCGTCGTCTCGGTGCGCGTGCGGTCGACGCGAGAGACGACGGCCGCGCTCTTGCGCGTCCATCCGGGCGCGGGCGGGTCGGTCGCGACCTCGCTGTCGGTGCGTTCGACCGTCGTGTAATCGAAGGCGCGAGATGACGCTTTTTGCCAGCCGTCGCCGGTCGGCTCGCTCGTCGACAGCGTCTGTTCGGTCGTGCGGTCGACGCGTTCGTAGCGGTAGAACGCCTCGGTGTCGTAGTCGGCCCGCCACTGCCACTCGTAGGTTGGCTGGCGGACGGTCTCGTACACCGGGACGCGCTCGTACTCGTAGACGGGTTCACGGACCGTCTCGCAGGTGCGCCCGCGGGCGAACCCCCACGGCGACGGCGAACACTCCTCGCGGGTCTCGTAGCCGACGTGGACGCGTTCACGCTCCATGTCGACGAGTCGCCGCTCCGTCTCGGTTCCCGTCCGGACCCGTTCTCGCGTCTGGCCTTTGTACACCGAGTCGGTGTGGAGGACGCCGCTGGCACGCGACCACGCCGGTCCGGGCGACTCCCAGTCGACAGTCGTGTCGCGGTCGGTCGTGGTTCGCTCCCACCGGTAGCGCGGCACCCGTTCGGTCCACGTGTGGTGCCAGCGGTACTGGGGCACCTGTTCGGTCACCGTGCGATTCCAGCGGTGTATCGCTCGGTCGGTCGCGACCGTGCGGTTCCACCGGTAGGTCGGGAGCGTCTGTTCGACGGGTTCGGTGCCGGTCTGGACGCGCTTCCGGACGGTGTCGTAGACGGGTCTGGTGACCGTCTCGTACACCGGTTCGGGTTCGAGCCCGTTGGTGACCGTTCGGGTCGTCGTCTCGGTCGTGGTTTCGCTTCGCTTGATGGCCGCTCCGGCGTCTGTGACGGTGAATCCGCGCTTGTCGGAGTTGGGGAACGTGACCCGGACCGTCGTGGCGTCGAGATCGAGGTCAGACCCGATGACGGGGACGACCCGGAGTTGGTTCTGGGAGACGACATCGACGCTGGCGCGCTCGATGTTCGTCTCCGCGTCGGTCTGTTCGTCCATTCGTGTCGAGAGACCCGCGTAGACGACGCCGCTCATCACCACCATCAGCGCGACGGCGACGATCATCCCGGTCGTGGACGCGGAGGCCTGCTCGTCTGTTGTGAACATTGGGGGGTTGGGGAGTGGTCGGTCGGTAGTCAGTGCGTGCGTCGGGACGGGCATCGCGTCACGGCCCTCGTCGGGGGATTATCGCGAGGGCGGGGACGCTCACGGTAGGTCGACATCGCTCACCTCCTCGTCGGCGATGGCGTCGAGCAACGTCTCGACGGCCTGGTCGCGGTCGAGTCGAGGGTCGTCCTCGTCGAGGACGGACTCGAGAACGGCACGCTGGCGCGTCGTCTCCTCGGCGAGTGCGGCGACGAGCCGTTCGAGTCTGGCGAGTCGCTGTTCGCGGGTGCGCTCCAGTCGGTCGACGCGGCTGCGGAGCGCGCGAAACGCCGGGTCGGAGTCGTGAGTATCGTGTGGTGACATGGGGTGGCTGTCTCGTGTTCGTATTTAAGTCTCAGTCGTGGGTGTTCTGGACGCGAATCTCGAAGACGACGACCCGCGGGTCGTCGTCCCCGCCGCTGGCGTCGGGGAGCGTGACCCGGACGCGTTCGGTCTGCTCGCTCGCCTCGTCAGTCGGACGGGTGATTTCTGGAGCGGTGTACTCGAACGTGACCGTCCCGTCGCCGGCCGAGAGCCGGTCGCGGCTGGTCGCGCCGCCGGCGAGTCGGCCGTCGGTCTCGACGCTGGCCGTCACCGGCACGTCCGGCTGTGGGTTCGCGTAGCCGTCGGCGACTCGCGCGGTGAGGGTCGTGGTCGTTTCCTCGGCGACGACGGGCGTCCGGTCGTCGGTCGCGAGATACGCCGGTTCCGGCTCGCTGTCGTCTGGGAAGCCGGGCTGGTGGCCGGTTCGCCAGCCGACCTTCGCCATGTCGAGCCGGTAGCTGACGCCCGTCTCCAGCGAGACGGTGAGCGTGCCGTCGGTCTTCTCGATGCCGGTGACGTAGCGTCCGTCGCCGTCGTAGGCAGGCGCGGCGGGCGTCGTCTCCTCGTCGAGTTCGGCGGCGAGGAGCTCCCGCCACCGTCGCTCGGAGAGCGTCGTCTCGAATCGCACCCGAATCGGGGTCGCGTCCGTCGACTGCTCGACCCGAATCGCGCGGTCGGCCGCCGAGAGCCGCTCGGTGCGGAGCGTGAGCGGCTTCGTCTGACCGGTCGCGATGTCGCCGGTCGTCCAGACGAGATTCAGGTTCCGGCCGTCGACGACCTCGCCGCCCGCGATTGGTTCGGCGTGGTCGCCGTACTCCTCTGTGAGGACGCCCTGCGCGAGCCGCGTCGTCGGCGCGTCGTACTGGTGGTAGCCGGGCGTGTATTCGAGCGCGGTCGTCTCCCCCGCGATGGGGTCGCCGGCGAAGTGGTCGGCTGCGCTGGGGTTGGTGGCCGTCGCGCCCGTGACGGTGAGCCGGCCGGCGTCCTCCGTGTCGAGGGTCCCGTACGGTCCGGGCGGCTGGGCGAGAATCAGGTAGGTCGGGTAGCTGTCGCCCATCCGGAGGACGCTGGCCTGGCCGCCCGCGCCGTCGGCGACGACGCCCCGGTCGGCCTGTATCTCCTGCATGTCGGCGAGGACGGTGCTGGAGTGGCGCAGTTCCGTCTCGGACTGAACTTGGGGAGCCAGCGACACCTGCGCGACCAACAGGAGACTGAACAGGCTCCCGATGGCGAGTATCAGCCCGATTTGGGTCGCCTGTGCGCGCGTCGCGTCGGCGAGAGAGGGGCTCGGTGGTGTGCTGTCAGTGCTGCTGTCGTGTGGTGGTGTGTCGGTCATGGTCAGACGAAACAGAAGACGACGGTCGCGAGCAGTAGCTGTGGCAGTGCGAGTTTCAGCCCCGAGAGCGCGCTGTCGTAGGCGATTTGGCCCGAGACGAGCCCCGTTGCCAGCGCCTGCAAGAGTGCGCCGTGGAACAGGACGACCCGGAAGGCGTCGATGTCGATGTTCGTGCCGAAGGTGGTCGCCCCGAGTTCGCTGGCCTGCGAGGCGGCCTCGACCATCGGCGGGAGGTAAAACTCGATGACGCCGACCGCGACGACGAGATACAGCAGAAACCCCATCACGCCGATGACGAGTTGGTTGCGCGTCTCGTCGCGCCGGCGCGTCTCCAGCCGGTAGGCGTTGCGCACGTCGTCGGCGACGACCGTGAGGACGGTCCGCACGCGCCCGCTGGCGGCGTTCGCCTCCGCGAGCAGGTGGACGACGCGGGTGAGCCGCTCGTTGCGCACGCGGTTCGACATCCGCCGGAGCGCGTCGCCGAGGACGACGTTGTAGTTCAGCGCGTGGTCGACGCGCCGGAACTCGCCGGCCAGATACCCCTCCGAGGTTTCGCCGACCAGCCCGATGTTTTGCGCGAGCGTCATCCCCGTCTTGGAGGTGCTGGCGAGCTTTCGTACCACGTCCGGGAGCTCGCGGTTGACGCGCTGGCGGTGGCGATACTGCTGTTCGTGGAAGTACGCGAGCGGCACGAGCACACCGAACAGCGGGACGACGACGGACAGGAGCGTCGTCGCAATCGGGGCGGCGAGGAAGCCGGCCGGCGTCGGCACCGAGACTCCCGCGAGCGCGAGCACGCCGACGTACAGGAGCGCGACGGGAGCCGAGATGGCGAGCGAGACGACCGGTCGCCGGCGCACGAGGTCGATTGGCGCACGGAGCGTCCGAACCGTAGACTGTCGACGCAGTGCGGCCCGCAGTCCCTCGATACCGCTCGCTTCGGCCGTCGAGAGGGCGTCGGTGTGGCCGCTGGTCCGACTCGGCGCGCGGTCGGTCGTCTCCCCGTCAAGCCGGGCCGCGAGTTCGGCGACGGAGACGCGGTCGTCGTCCACCGGAAGGGTGGGGGAGGTGCCGAGGTCGTCCGGAGACACCGTGTCGATGAGGACGATGAACCCGACCGCGACGGTCGGGACGAGCACGTAGACGACCAACTGGAGCCGCGCCATCCCCGACCCCGAGATGGCGACCATGATGGTGAGCGTGATGAGCAGAAAGAGCGGGAAGGCGACGCCCGCAATCATGTACAGCTGCGCGTACATGCCGACGGTGTCGACCATACGGTCGTTGGCCCGGAGCCGGCGCTCCTGATACTCCTCGGCCTTGCTCCGGAGGAACGGCGTCACGTCACCCCCCGTGTCGATGATACCGATCATGTCGTCGAGCAGTTCCGCGAGTTCGGTCGACGGGGTCGATTCGCGGGCGCTCCGGAGCGCCGCCCGCAGGTCGGACCCGAAGAAATCCATGTCGTTCGTGACCGCCTGGAAGGCGACGGCCACCTCGCCGTAGGTGTCCTCCGTCTCCGCGAGCCGGCGCACGATGGCCGGAAACGGGAGGTCGCCCTGCGAGAGCGCAAACATGTAGGTGACCGCCTGCGGGAGCAGATAGTCGATGGCGCGCTCGCGCTGATACGCTGCGAATTTGGGCGCGTAGTAGAGCGTGACGCCGACCGGCACCGCAAACAGCAGGGCGACCGACAGTGTGACGAACCCCATCGCGATGGGCACCGCCAGCAGGTCGACGACGGGCGCGAGCGGACCGAGCGGGACCGCGAGGCCCAGCGTCGAGAACACGCCGAGCTGTCGAAACAAGAGTGCAAACAGCAGGCCGACGACCGTACCGACGGCGAGGGTGAGCAGCGTCCAGAGTGTCGTACGAGCGAGATACCGGTCGTACGTCTCCTCGTAGCGCGCCTGATTCACGACCCGACGGTACGGCTCGAACCGGTCGCGGCGGTCGCGAAACCACCCGGCGAACCGCCGGTAGGCGAAGCGGTCGAGCCGGCTTCTGTCGGCATCGGAAGCGACCCGTTCGCGGATCTCGACGACGGCGTCGGCGACCCGGTTCAGGAGTTCGGTCCGTCGCTCCGTCTCGGCGTCCACCTCGAAGGCGGCGTCGTCGGCGCTACTCGCCACCGTCGTCACCCGCCTCGATGTGGTGGAGCGTCTCGGCGTCGAGCGCGCCGGCGCGCACCTGCTCGATGACGCGGTCGGGCGAGCGCTCGAAGGCGCGCACCGCCGCGGAGACGGCCTCGTAGCCGCTGATGTCCTCGGCGACGAGGTACGCGAGCAGTTCGCGCCGGCGGTCGGTCCGGTCGTCGATCGCCGGCTGTTCCTGCCGGAGAGTCGCCATGTGTGCCGACCGGTTCACCTGCTCGATGGTGTCGTCCGGCTCGCTCCACTCGAAGACGGTGCGGGTCTTGAGCCGCCCGCCCTCGATGTCGAGTACTTCGGCGATTTCGGTGTTTCGCCGCTCGCTCTCGGAGCCGACCTGCGCCTGAAAGCAGAGAAAGCCCAGCTCCGAGATGAGTTCCTTCTCGACGCCCATCCGCGGGCCTTGCAACCGATTCAGGACGGCCTCGACGCGGTCGGCGTGGAACGTCGAGTAGGTCGTGTGGCCCGTCGACATCGCCTCGAACATGTCGCGGGCCTCCTCGCCTCTGACCTCGCCGACGAGGATATACTCCGGCCGTTGGCGGAGCGCTCCCCGCAGGAGGTCGAACATGTCGATGCCCGTCTCGTCGGCGTCGCCGGTCATCGGCTCGCGGGTGAGCGAGGCGACCCAGTTCTCCTGTGGAATCTGGAGTTCGCGGGTGTCCTCGATGGAGACGACCTTCGACTTCGGGGGCAGAAACATCGAGAGTGCGTTGAGCGCGGTCGTCTTGCCGGAGGCGGTTCCGCCGGCGACGATGCCCGAGAGGCCGGCGTCGATACAGGTCCACAGGTACGCGAGCTGGTCGACGGTGAACGTGCCGAGTTGCACCAAGTCGACCGGCGTGAACGGCACCTCGCGGAACTTCCGGATGGTGAAGTTCTCGCCCCGGGGCGCGACCTCATCGAGCGTGAGCTGGATGCGCGAGCCGTCGGGGAGGGCCGTCCCCTGCATCGGCTTCGCCGTCGAGATATCCTTTCCCGAGCGCTGGGCGAGCGTCTTGATGAACGAGCGGAGTTCGCCCGCCTCGTACTCGATGTTCGTCGCGAGGTCCTCGTAGTCGCGGTGGTAGACGAAGACGGGACTCTCCGGCGCGTTACACGACACCTCCTCCAGCCGGGGGTCGGACATCAGCGGGTCCACCTTCCCGAAGTGGACGAGGTTCCGCCTGAGATAGTAGCAAATCTGCTGGAACGACGGCTCGGGCACGTCCAGTCCGGGGAGTTCGTCGATGACGCGGCGGGCCTGTCGTTCGAGCATCGCCTCGCGTTCGTGGTCGTCTTCGCCGGGGGCGACGCGGTGGACGAGATGCTCCCGGAGTTCGCGTTCGAGTTCGCGGTAGACGTAGTGTTCGTGCTCGTCGAGGTCCGGCTCGACGACGTGGTAGCTGTACTCGTCGGTTCGCGTATCGCGAAGGACGACGGCGAAGGCAAAGGGACGGACGAGCCAGTAGCGCTCGGTGATTTCGACGGCGCTGTCGGTCTCCGCCCCGAGTTCCGTGCGCATCGGCACGAGGAGATTCCGGGTCCGTTCGTCGGGTATCGGCTCGCCACTGCGGTCGCCGTCGGCGGAATCGAGCGGCAGGTCGGGCCTGCCGGGGGGTGTCGGCCTGCTCGATTCGCTCGGTTCGCTCATGATGATAGCCGGTTCCACCCCACACATTAATATCTGTTGTTAGTAGCTGGAATTAAGTTACAGGCTCCACGTTTTTATCCGAATCCGGTGTAGGCCCGGTATGGCTCGCGACGCGTTCCGGACCGGCGTACACAGCCTCGACAGAGCACTCGGCGGCGGCGTCCCGCCGGGGTCGGTCGCGGTCGCGCTCGGCGACGCGGCGAGTGCGGTCGAACTGCTCGGCTACCGGGCGGCCGTGGCGACCGAACGCGACACCCGCTATCTGACGACGATGCGGACGCCCGCGACGGTGCGGGAAGCCATCGGCGACGCCGCCGGCGCCGGCCGGACGCTGGGTGACCTCGCCCCGGCCCACTCCGGGACGGTCGATATCCGACAGGTCGGCGTCACCGGACAGTTGGCCGGCGGCGTACAGCCCTCGCTGGGCGAGCACGACGCCGTCGTCGTCGATTCGTTTCGCGACGTGCTCGCGACCGACGGCTGGCGCGACGCGTTCGCCGAGATTCGCGACCACGTCCACGAGCGCGACGGGCTGGCGCTGCTCGTGCTCGATGTCGACCCCGACGAGACGTTCGCCCGCCCGGTCCGGCAGGTGTGTCGGGCGGCCGACGCCGTCTTCGAGTACCGCGCCGACCGCGCGACGGAGGACACCCTGACGGCGCGGAAGGTGCGCGGACTCGCGGCCGCGGAGCCGGTCTTGCCCGTCACCGTCTCGCTCGAGGTCGGTCGCACCCTCCGCCACGACCCCGACCGCGGCCACCAGTAGGGTGTCACCGTCGCCGCGGTGCCGGCGTGTGTGCAGTGTGGACGATGCGGGCGACGAGCAGTCCGCCGAACAGCCCCGCGACCGCGAACAGACTCCCGGTCGTGAGGAGCGCGACCACCAGCGTCGCCAGCCACGCGTCGGGAGCCGTGACGCCGGCGGCGACGAGTCGCGTCGCGACGTAGCCGGTCGTCGCGCCGAAGCCGACGACGAGCGTCGTCCCGGCGAGTGAGGGACGCACGTCAGACCACGCCCGGCGGGTGACCGTCGGTCACCGCGCGCCACACCGCGAGCGCGACGACCAGCGTCAGCGCCGTCGTTCCGAGGACGAGCAGTCCGACGAGGGTGGCGAGCACCGATCGCCCGCCGGCGACGTACTCGTACAACAGCACGACCGAGCGATACAACACCACGGCGGGGGGAGCCGTGAACGCGCCGACGCCTGCGACGCCACCGGCGAGACGCCACAGGCGAGTGAGTAGGGGGAACATCTGATATCGTACCGGGGTGGGAACGCGACTCCGGTGTCGGCGATTCGACCCGGCGAATAAATATCTGTCTTTTCGGCCTGGAATTTTCCCGCGGCGAGAGGGAGGAGAGCAGCGGAGACGACCCAGTGGACGGACTTTTGCCCGCGCACGTCTCAGAGGCTGGTGGTGGCGGTGACGACAGTTACCCCCTCCGAGCCCCGTGTGACGAGGCCTTTCCTCCGAGCCACCATCTCCCGGAAGATCTACACCACTCGCCCGTGACCGACGGGTGTGAGCCGCTGGCGCAACGCCGTCCGGGCCGAACTCCTCCGCTACCGGACGAGCACCGACCGGACGCGCGTGACCCGCCAGACGCTGCTTCGCCAGTCACTCGACACGCTCAGCGAGCGGTTTCCCGACGCAACCACGCCGGAACAGACGCTGAGCCGCACGCTACAGGAGCTTCGCGACCGCGAGGAAATCGCCTTCGCTGACGACGGTGTCTACGAGATTCAGGAGCTTGCGCCGCCGTTCGACGCCGGGGAGACCTACACCCGCGCTCGTATCCACGACCACTACGGCGGGAAGCGGCAGGCCGGAATCGCACCGTCGGCGTCGTACCCGTTCGTCTTCCTGTTTTACGGCGCGGGTGACGGCTACGGCTACGAGGATGGCTTCGACGGCGACACGTTCGTCTACACCGGGGAGGGCCGCACCGGCGACATGGAACTGACGCACGGAAACAGAGCGATTCGTGACCACGCGAGCGACGGCCGTGACCTGTATCTGTTCGAGATGGCCGACGCCGGCGAGGTGAGCTTCGTCGGCGAGTACGCGTACGTCGACCACTTCAGACAGGAACTGCCGGACGCGACGGGCGACCGCCGGAGCGCGCTCCGATTCGAGTTGGAACCGGTCGCGACAGACCGCGACGCCGAGCCGACGCCGGACCTCGGCGACGAGCAGCTCGAACGGCTGTACGAGGAAGCGACCGGGAGCAACACGGGAGACAACGACGGGAACGGGCAGACAAAAGCGACCACCACGACGTACAGCCGGTCGGCGGCGGTCCGGTCGTTCATCCGGGCGTACGCCGACGGCGTCTGTGAAGGCTGTGGCGAGCCAGCACCGTTCCGTGCCGGTGACGGCGAGCCGTATCTCGAAGTCCACCACCTCCACCGACGCGCCGACGGCGGGGCCGATGACCCGAGTAACGTCGTCGCGCTGTGTCCGAACTGCCACCGGCGACGCCACTACGGGCGTGACGGCGACAGCTTCAACGAGGAGCTTATCGCGTACGCGGAGTCGCGACCGTTCTGATTACAGCACCTGCCGCGAGCAGGAGCCACAGAAGTTCTGCGTCTTCTGGTCTACCTCGCGCACGGTGGGAGAGAAGCTCATGACGCATTTCTTCTCGTCGCAGTGTTCGAGTCCGAGGGTGTGACCGATTTCGTGGACCACCTCTTTGCGGACGCGGTCGGTGAACACCTCTTCGGGGGATTTGGTCGCGCTGCCGCCGTCGGAGGCGGTCTGGAGGCGATTGGTGGAGATGACGCTGCCGTTGCCGGAGAGGTACGCCAGCCCGAAGACGTAGTTGCGACGGCGGTAGTAGAGGTCCTGTGTCGTGATGGCGATGTTCTTCGTGCCGGAGCCGACCCGCGCTGCGAGTTCGATGAACTCCTCGGCCCGGTACTGATTGCGGGCCTCGTCGAAGGCAGATTCGGGGAGGGGTTGGCGGTCGTGGAGCGTCACCTCGGCGTCGTAGACGGCGCGAAGCCCGGAGGAGGCCTCCCGCTTCACCACGGGGGGAACGTCCCCGACCGGCACGATGTCGACGTGCATACGAAACAGTTAGACCACATCGGAGGTAAGGTTTCCGCCATGTCCGACCCCCGACTCGCTGACGCGCTCGCAACCGACGCGAGCCGGGCGGTCGAGGTCGGTATCGGCAACCGCACCGACGTTGCCGCCGCAGTCGCCGCCGAGGCGGTGGCGGTGACCGCGACGGACGTGGTTGCACGGACCGTCCCCGACGGGGTGGCGTTCGTCCGCGACGACGTGACCGACCCCGACCCGTCGGTGTACGCCGACGCCGACATCGTCTACGCGCTGAACTGCCCGCCGGAGCTACAGCGCCCGCTCGTGACCGTCGCACGGGCGGCGGGCGCGCGGTGGGCGTTCACCACGCTGGGCGGCGACCCGGCGCTCGTCGACGCGCGGCCGAAAACGCTGCCGCATGAGACGCTATTTATCCCTCCCGACCCGAACGGTCGGATATGATAGATGCGGACGCGGTCGTGCTCGATATCGACGGTGTGCTCGTCGACGTGGCTGACTCCTACCGGCGCGCAATCGTCGAGTCCGTCGAGCGAGTGTACGGGGACACCATCGGCCGCGACGCCATCCAGCCGTTCAAAGACGCCGGCGGCTTCAACAACGACTGGGAGCTGACCTACGCGGTCGCGCTGTACGTGTTGGCGCGCGACGCCGGCTTCCCGCTCTCGGTGGAGACGTTCACCGAAAAAATCGCCGCCTCCGGCGGCGGGCTTGCCGGCGCGGAGACCGTCGTCGCCGACCACCTCGACCCCCACTCGCGAGAGGCGGTGTACGCCGACTGGGACCGCGACCGCCTCCGCGACGTGTTCCAGGAGCTGTATCTCGGGAGCGACCGCTATCGCGAGCTCGAAGGCGGCGACCCGACGCTCGACACGCCGGGGTACATCCACGACGAGCCGACCATCCTCACCGCCGAGACGCGCGCGGCCCTGACCGACGCGTACGACGTGGGCGTCGTTACCGGACGGCCGGCCGCGGAGGCCGACATCGCACTCGACCGCGTCGGCCTCGACCTCCCCGACGAACACCGGTTCACGATGGACGACCCCGCGCCGGGCAAGCCCGACCCGACCGCGCTCACCACGTTGGCGGAGCGGTTCGACGCCGAGACGATCGTCTTCGTCGGCGACACCCTCGACGATATCGAGACGGCCACGAGCGCCGACGCGACCGACGACCGCACCTACCACGGTATCGGCGTGTTGACCGGCGGGCTCACGGGCGAGTCGGGCCGCGAGAAGTACGAACGGGCCGGGGCGAGTGCCGTCATCGACTCCGTGAACGACCTCCCCGGGGCGCTTTCGGGCGAGGTCAGCCGGTCTCACAACGCTTAGGCGCGCGCCACCGTGAATGGGGGTATGCGAATCGCACTGCTCGGCGGCACCGGCGACATCGGGAAGGGACTCGCGCTCCGGTGGGGCCACGACACCGACCACGACATCATTCTCGGCTCGCGCGACCCCGAAAAGGCGCGTGCGGCCGCAGACGAGTATCAGGAGACGCTCGCGGACCACGGCGTCGAGACCAAGATCACGGGATTCGTCAACGAGATGGCGGCCGACCGCGCCGACGTGGCCGTGCTCGCCGTCCCGGCCTACCACCTCACCGACACGGTCGAGGCGGTCGCCGACAAGCTCGACGACACGGTGCTCGTCACGCCGGCCGTCGGGATGAAGCGCGACGACGACGGCTTCCACTACAATCCGCCGCCGGCCGGCTCCGTCTCCGCGCTCGCGGCCGACGCCGCCCCCGAGGGCGTCCCCGTCGTCGGCGCGTTCCACAACCTCGCCGCGGCCGGACTCACCGACCTCGACACCGAGTTCGACTGGGACACCCCGGTCTTCGGTGACGACGACAGCGCGAAGGCGACGGTGATGGAGCTTGCAGCCGAAATCGAGGGGCTGCGGCCGCTCGACGTGGGCGGGTTGGCGAACGCCTCGGAGGTCGAGGCGCTCACCCCGCTGCTCATCAACCTCGCGAGCGAGAACGAGGAGCTCCACGACCTCGGCGTGAAGTTCTGGTAGGATGGCCCGGCGACCGACCGCACGCGTCGGTGCGGGCCGGGTCGCCGCGCTGTTCGTCCCGCTTGCGGTCGTCGCGTGGCTCTCGGGACTCCCGTTCGTCTTCCCGAGTCTCGGCCCGTCGGCGTACGTGCTCGCGGTCAGTCCCGACGCCGACACTAGTCGGCCGGCACGCGTCTTCGGCGGCCATCTCATCGGACTCGCCGCCGGACTCGCCGCCTATCACCTGCTCGCGCCGGGACTCGTGCTCACGACACAG
This portion of the Halosegnis longus genome encodes:
- a CDS encoding HNH endonuclease signature motif containing protein — its product is MSRWRNAVRAELLRYRTSTDRTRVTRQTLLRQSLDTLSERFPDATTPEQTLSRTLQELRDREEIAFADDGVYEIQELAPPFDAGETYTRARIHDHYGGKRQAGIAPSASYPFVFLFYGAGDGYGYEDGFDGDTFVYTGEGRTGDMELTHGNRAIRDHASDGRDLYLFEMADAGEVSFVGEYAYVDHFRQELPDATGDRRSALRFELEPVATDRDAEPTPDLGDEQLERLYEEATGSNTGDNDGNGQTKATTTTYSRSAAVRSFIRAYADGVCEGCGEPAPFRAGDGEPYLEVHHLHRRADGGADDPSNVVALCPNCHRRRHYGRDGDSFNEELIAYAESRPF
- a CDS encoding archaemetzincin family Zn-dependent metalloprotease, which produces MHVDIVPVGDVPPVVKREASSGLRAVYDAEVTLHDRQPLPESAFDEARNQYRAEEFIELAARVGSGTKNIAITTQDLYYRRRNYVFGLAYLSGNGSVISTNRLQTASDGGSATKSPEEVFTDRVRKEVVHEIGHTLGLEHCDEKKCVMSFSPTVREVDQKTQNFCGSCSRQVL
- the npdG gene encoding NADPH-dependent F420 reductase, encoding MRIALLGGTGDIGKGLALRWGHDTDHDIILGSRDPEKARAAADEYQETLADHGVETKITGFVNEMAADRADVAVLAVPAYHLTDTVEAVADKLDDTVLVTPAVGMKRDDDGFHYNPPPAGSVSALAADAAPEGVPVVGAFHNLAAAGLTDLDTEFDWDTPVFGDDDSAKATVMELAAEIEGLRPLDVGGLANASEVEALTPLLINLASENEELHDLGVKFW
- a CDS encoding HPP family protein; this translates as MARRPTARVGAGRVAALFVPLAVVAWLSGLPFVFPSLGPSAYVLAVSPDADTSRPARVFGGHLIGLAAGLAAYHLLAPGLVLTTQPAAGSLASGRLAASAFLAVVGTTAGMVASEYRHAPACATTLIVALGLLTTAREAVVVVLAVGVLLATDAGLRRIARRRRR
- a CDS encoding UPF0146 family protein; translation: MSDPRLADALATDASRAVEVGIGNRTDVAAAVAAEAVAVTATDVVARTVPDGVAFVRDDVTDPDPSVYADADIVYALNCPPELQRPLVTVARAAGARWAFTTLGGDPALVDARPKTLPHETLFIPPDPNGRI
- a CDS encoding TIGR01548 family HAD-type hydrolase, producing the protein MDADAVVLDIDGVLVDVADSYRRAIVESVERVYGDTIGRDAIQPFKDAGGFNNDWELTYAVALYVLARDAGFPLSVETFTEKIAASGGGLAGAETVVADHLDPHSREAVYADWDRDRLRDVFQELYLGSDRYRELEGGDPTLDTPGYIHDEPTILTAETRAALTDAYDVGVVTGRPAAEADIALDRVGLDLPDEHRFTMDDPAPGKPDPTALTTLAERFDAETIVFVGDTLDDIETATSADATDDRTYHGIGVLTGGLTGESGREKYERAGASAVIDSVNDLPGALSGEVSRSHNA
- a CDS encoding DUF7125 family protein, yielding MARDAFRTGVHSLDRALGGGVPPGSVAVALGDAASAVELLGYRAAVATERDTRYLTTMRTPATVREAIGDAAGAGRTLGDLAPAHSGTVDIRQVGVTGQLAGGVQPSLGEHDAVVVDSFRDVLATDGWRDAFAEIRDHVHERDGLALLVLDVDPDETFARPVRQVCRAADAVFEYRADRATEDTLTARKVRGLAAAEPVLPVTVSLEVGRTLRHDPDRGHQ